The following are from one region of the bacterium genome:
- a CDS encoding carboxymuconolactone decarboxylase family protein gives MRGGVRAEPLGEEEAAQIAEQLGLNPAFASLSVFRVLLRTPHLAKSVAGLLETLLRGEYLDGKLRELVIMRIGWVTGSCYEWTQHWRVARMMGISEETLLGVRDWQSHAGYGARERAVLAATDETIDTGTISPETWQACRDCLGRDEVLIELVAAIGNWRLFSSLLRSLEIPLEDGVEAWPPDGREPT, from the coding sequence ATGAGGGGAGGTGTTCGGGCGGAACCGCTTGGGGAGGAGGAGGCAGCTCAGATCGCCGAACAGCTCGGGTTGAACCCGGCGTTCGCCTCGCTCTCCGTCTTTCGGGTGTTGCTGCGGACGCCCCATCTCGCGAAGTCGGTGGCGGGGCTCCTCGAGACGCTCCTCCGAGGCGAATACCTGGACGGCAAGCTTCGCGAACTCGTGATTATGCGGATCGGGTGGGTCACGGGCTCGTGCTACGAGTGGACGCAGCACTGGCGGGTGGCGCGCATGATGGGAATCTCCGAAGAGACACTGCTCGGCGTCCGGGATTGGCAGAGCCATGCCGGCTATGGAGCCAGAGAGCGAGCCGTGCTGGCTGCGACCGACGAGACAATCGATACGGGGACCATTTCGCCCGAGACGTGGCAGGCATGTCGCGACTGCCTCGGCAGAGACGAGGTGCTGATCGAGCTCGTCGCGGCGATCGGTAACTGGCGACTCTTCTCTTCGCTGCTGCGCAGTCTGGAGATTCCTCTCGAGGACGGCGTGGAGGCATGGCCGCCCGACGGGCGAGAGCCGACGTGA
- a CDS encoding right-handed parallel beta-helix repeat-containing protein: MKTRRVSQEVRERVLERIRGALATAVAIGVCLAASSAFGATFSVNSTADTGDATPGDGACFTGLFIQIAPGVFAGQCTLRAAIEEGNALAGADVVEFAATLPTVAGVVEIFPTSLLPTISDPLTIDGYTAPGYALLDPNAKPIINIGGGQAGGGAGLVVTSGATGSVIRGLAIHGFDLSGIIVTTGTRVDADVAIEGCHIGISRGVFYPGNGAYGIEVRASRSVRIGKSCGAGACTGRRNVIASSGSHGIRLANSLFVDVNGNLIGTDTFGSSTFVPFGGSTPNGGYGVALVDGSTRNQIGSALEGGGNLISGNGLGGVLIEPAVANTVIGNTIGTNLAGTSALGNQGSGIEIVDGFGHLVRNNLISANDGAGIDSEGANRIDLNIVGLNRDLDDTLGNGSHGIQVDGVDATIEGNIVGGNAVNGILAFGADHTILRNTVGTNAQGDDLGNDWNGIIVSGAQGVVVGEPGLGNIVGHQRIGIGFSFSSAQNFVLGNCVGTLPSGTPIPNSIAGVYVSNSDDVEIGTIDGLDNGGGNVIGHNAAPGIQLVSGGSANTGSRVRGNWIGVLPDGTPAPNADGGVQVQGSGNTIGAALGALDEMVAAAANVFAHNEDSAIRVFESAQGTTVRGNVFFESFDYLPVDLGDDGETDNDLGDTDVGANQLQNLPLMDPVFTEFNPITGDLEVRYLVDADPLEASYPLKVDFYLRTTPDGRADVYVGSDLYPATAANTYRLIGVVPQIEGDLDGMLVATATDADGNTSELTRQSVPVPEPGAAGMLVAGCLALTGITRARDCRRV, encoded by the coding sequence ATGAAGACGAGACGCGTTTCACAAGAAGTTCGGGAGCGGGTGCTCGAGCGCATCCGCGGCGCCCTCGCGACCGCGGTCGCGATCGGCGTCTGTCTCGCCGCGTCGAGTGCCTTCGGCGCGACCTTCTCGGTCAACTCGACCGCCGACACCGGCGACGCCACGCCCGGGGACGGTGCCTGCTTCACCGGGCTCTTCATCCAGATCGCTCCCGGCGTCTTCGCCGGCCAGTGCACCCTGCGGGCCGCGATCGAAGAGGGAAACGCGCTCGCCGGCGCCGACGTCGTCGAGTTCGCGGCCACGCTGCCCACGGTCGCGGGCGTCGTCGAGATCTTCCCGACCAGTCTCCTGCCGACGATCAGCGATCCGCTCACAATCGATGGCTATACGGCGCCCGGCTACGCCCTGCTCGACCCGAATGCCAAGCCGATCATCAACATCGGCGGCGGACAGGCTGGCGGTGGGGCGGGCCTCGTCGTCACCTCCGGCGCGACGGGCAGCGTGATCCGCGGCCTCGCGATCCACGGATTCGACCTCTCCGGCATCATCGTGACGACCGGGACGCGCGTCGACGCGGACGTCGCGATCGAAGGCTGCCACATCGGCATCTCCCGGGGCGTCTTCTACCCCGGCAACGGGGCCTACGGCATCGAGGTGCGTGCCTCCCGTTCCGTGCGGATCGGCAAGTCGTGCGGGGCCGGGGCCTGCACGGGCCGTCGCAACGTGATCGCGAGCAGCGGGTCGCACGGGATCCGCCTGGCGAACAGCCTCTTCGTCGACGTGAACGGCAACCTAATCGGGACGGATACGTTCGGTTCCTCGACCTTCGTCCCCTTCGGCGGCAGCACGCCGAACGGCGGTTACGGCGTCGCGCTCGTCGACGGGTCGACCCGGAACCAGATCGGCTCTGCGCTGGAAGGCGGGGGCAACCTGATCTCGGGCAATGGCCTCGGCGGCGTGCTCATCGAGCCCGCGGTGGCGAACACCGTGATCGGGAACACGATCGGGACCAACCTCGCAGGGACTTCGGCGCTGGGGAACCAGGGAAGCGGCATCGAGATCGTCGATGGCTTCGGGCATCTGGTGCGAAACAACCTGATCTCGGCCAACGATGGCGCCGGGATCGACTCCGAAGGGGCGAACCGGATCGACTTGAACATCGTCGGCCTGAACAGGGACCTCGATGACACGCTCGGGAACGGTTCGCACGGGATTCAGGTCGACGGGGTCGATGCGACCATCGAGGGCAACATCGTCGGCGGCAACGCCGTGAACGGGATCCTCGCCTTTGGTGCCGATCACACGATTCTCCGGAACACGGTCGGCACCAACGCCCAGGGCGACGATCTCGGGAACGACTGGAACGGGATCATCGTGAGTGGCGCGCAGGGCGTGGTGGTCGGGGAACCCGGCCTCGGCAACATCGTCGGCCATCAGCGCATCGGCATCGGTTTCTCGTTCTCGTCCGCGCAAAACTTCGTACTGGGGAACTGCGTGGGTACGCTGCCCAGTGGGACGCCCATTCCGAACTCGATCGCGGGGGTCTACGTCTCCAACTCCGACGACGTCGAGATCGGGACGATCGACGGCCTGGACAACGGCGGGGGTAACGTGATCGGTCACAACGCGGCGCCGGGCATCCAGCTCGTCTCCGGCGGTTCGGCGAACACGGGCAGTCGGGTTCGGGGCAACTGGATCGGCGTGCTGCCCGACGGGACGCCAGCGCCCAACGCCGACGGCGGTGTCCAGGTCCAGGGGAGTGGCAACACGATCGGCGCGGCGCTCGGCGCGCTGGACGAGATGGTCGCGGCCGCGGCCAACGTGTTCGCGCACAACGAAGACTCGGCGATCCGCGTCTTTGAATCCGCGCAGGGCACGACCGTGCGGGGGAACGTGTTCTTCGAGAGCTTCGACTATCTGCCCGTCGATCTCGGCGACGACGGGGAGACGGACAACGACCTCGGCGATACCGACGTCGGCGCGAACCAGCTCCAGAATCTGCCGCTGATGGATCCGGTGTTCACGGAGTTCAATCCGATCACCGGCGACCTCGAGGTCCGCTATCTCGTCGACGCCGACCCGCTCGAGGCGAGCTACCCGCTCAAGGTCGATTTCTACCTGCGCACGACGCCGGACGGGCGGGCGGACGTCTACGTCGGGTCCGACCTCTACCCGGCGACCGCTGCGAACACCTATCGACTCATCGGCGTCGTGCCCCAGATCGAGGGCGACCTCGACGGCATGCTCGTGGCGACCGCGACGGATGCGGACGGCAATACGAGCGAGCTCACCCGTCAGTCCGTTCCCGTCCCCGAGCCGGGCGCGGCCGGTATGCTCGTCGCCGGGTGCCTCGCACTCACGGGGATCACTCGCGCGCGTGACTGCCGACGAGTGTGA